One genomic segment of Calditrichota bacterium includes these proteins:
- a CDS encoding sigma-54-dependent Fis family transcriptional regulator gives MQATLLVVDDDRDIREIIRQVAEIKDYEVIEAEDATVGLEKMRTMAPDLSILDVGLPGGIDGVELCQQIHEISPQHPVLIISGQASPEKAVEALKHGAFDYLGKPLNLEKLMLLVDRALQNVATSREIERVSDERKAVYGFDRLVGECNQMHSVIETSKKVAAVPFATVLLTGESGTGKELVAHAIHLASPNSDKPFVEVNCAAMPETLLEAELFGYEKGAFTDAKQRKRGLFEVASGGTFFLDEIGEMPLNLQVKLLKVIEERTFRRVGGTQPLQMKFRLIAATNANLMEQIDSGKFRRDLYYRLAVFSVHLPPLRERGRDTVSIAKHFIDRFNREFGKNIEGISPDAERLLTSYNWPGNIRELRNAVERAVLIGSGPLITPADLAILPMQETPTPSISSMPETDVDSFMHDANNGFQIDVPQSGVNMEEVEKQLIRIAMRHCHNNASAAARFLRMTRETLRYRLKKYGIREEIES, from the coding sequence ATGCAAGCAACACTGTTGGTTGTGGATGACGACCGCGACATTCGAGAGATCATTCGACAGGTCGCGGAGATCAAAGATTACGAAGTTATTGAAGCGGAAGACGCTACGGTCGGTCTGGAGAAGATGCGCACGATGGCGCCGGATTTGTCGATCCTCGACGTCGGGTTGCCGGGCGGTATTGACGGTGTTGAACTCTGTCAACAGATCCATGAAATTTCTCCACAGCATCCCGTTTTGATCATCAGCGGGCAGGCCTCACCGGAAAAAGCGGTCGAGGCTCTGAAGCACGGCGCGTTCGATTATCTGGGAAAACCCCTAAATCTCGAAAAGCTCATGCTTCTGGTCGACCGTGCATTGCAAAATGTTGCCACCTCCCGCGAAATCGAGCGCGTGTCCGACGAACGCAAAGCCGTTTACGGTTTTGATCGTCTGGTTGGCGAATGCAATCAGATGCACAGCGTGATCGAGACCAGCAAAAAAGTCGCGGCGGTTCCGTTTGCAACGGTTTTGCTGACCGGCGAATCGGGAACGGGAAAAGAACTGGTCGCGCACGCGATTCACTTGGCGTCTCCCAATTCCGACAAACCGTTCGTCGAAGTCAACTGCGCGGCGATGCCCGAAACTTTGTTGGAAGCCGAACTCTTCGGTTACGAGAAAGGCGCGTTCACCGATGCCAAGCAGCGCAAGCGCGGTCTGTTTGAAGTCGCGTCCGGCGGAACGTTTTTCTTAGACGAGATCGGCGAGATGCCTTTGAATCTTCAGGTGAAACTCTTGAAGGTCATCGAAGAGCGCACCTTCCGCAGAGTCGGCGGCACGCAGCCGCTTCAAATGAAATTCAGATTGATTGCCGCGACGAATGCGAACCTGATGGAGCAGATCGACTCAGGCAAGTTCCGCCGCGATTTATATTATCGTCTCGCGGTCTTCAGTGTGCATCTGCCGCCGCTGCGTGAGCGCGGCCGCGACACGGTTTCGATTGCAAAGCATTTCATCGATAGATTCAATCGCGAATTCGGAAAGAACATTGAAGGCATTTCACCCGACGCCGAACGTCTTTTGACGAGTTACAATTGGCCGGGAAACATTCGTGAGTTGCGCAACGCCGTCGAGCGCGCGGTGTTGATTGGCAGCGGCCCGCTGATTACGCCCGCGGACTTGGCGATTCTGCCGATGCAGGAGACTCCCACGCCGAGTATTTCCTCAATGCCGGAGACGGACGTGGACAGCTTCATGCACGACGCGAACAACGGTTTTCAAATCGATGTCCCGCAGTCCGGCGTGAACATGGAAGAGGTGGAGAAGCAGTTAATCAGAATCGCCATGCGCCACTGTCACAACAACGCCAGCGCCGCCGCAAGATTCCTGAGGATGACTCGCGAAACCCTCCGCTACAGACTAAAGAAGTACGGAATTAGAGAAGAAATTGAAAGCTAA